AATTTCGAAACGACTATCTTAGTAATTACAAAATCACAACACCAAACGGGAAAATCATTAAGTCTACAACCGCTTTAATTCGTGATGATGATGGCGTAACGGTGGGGGCCTTTTGTATTAATTTCGATATCGGCGATTTGCTGAAATCCAATTCATTTCTGGATGAATTTTTACGAATTGATGAGGAAGATCCCTCTCAAGAAGAAAGTGAGATCGTTGATAACGTATGGAATGTAGTAACAGATATGATCCGGCATGCCGTCAATGAATATCCGGTTTCGATTGAAGAAATGACGAAAGCTGACAAAATAAAAATTGTTTCTTTCCTTAATGAAAAAGGGCTGTTTT
The sequence above is a segment of the Effusibacillus dendaii genome. Coding sequences within it:
- a CDS encoding PAS domain-containing protein; this encodes MTDRKVGESFRHLFYQVLRSGKFRNDYLSNYKITTPNGKIIKSTTALIRDDDGVTVGAFCINFDIGDLLKSNSFLDEFLRIDEEDPSQEESEIVDNVWNVVTDMIRHAVNEYPVSIEEMTKADKIKIVSFLNEKGLFLIKGAIDHIRVSGRS